A stretch of DNA from Anaerolineae bacterium:
ATCAGCGCGAACAGCAGCGCTTCCTGAGTCTCCCTGAGTTCGGTGATACGGCCGTCATAGGATTCGCGAACAGCATCCAGCGGCCCGTATAGCTTGGACAGGATATAGAACAGCAGAAACTGCGCCCCTATTATAAGCGGCGTGATGGGAATACCAACCGCCGTGTACAATTGGCGCAGTCGCTCGCTGAACATGGCGCTCACCGGGATGGCAATTCCCAGCGTAAACCAGAAGTACAGGAACAGCCGGTTCATCTGGAACAGATTACCGATGTCAGTCGTGTTGAAAAACGGCAGGTTGTGGATAGTGAATTCTTCTTGCTCATTTTCTTGCAGGAATGTAGGCGTCTCAAAGCCGAGGATCCGCTGTCCCCAGCTGACTTCTTCCATTGCCCCGAAGAACAGGATCAGTGCCAGGGCCAGATAGACGAGGTTACGCCGCGTTCGAAACAAACCGAAGTTGCTACCAGAGCGCGAATAGAGGAACGCCAGAAACCAGGCGAGACCAGAGGTAAAGAAGAACATGGCGCTCAGGTATTCTGGCACGCTATCTTCCCGCACCAGGCTGGCAACCGTTTCTTCCGGCAGGATGAATGGAAATGACCAGGTGACTAATCCATACACAAGGCCAATCAATGCCAAAATGATAGTTCGATTGTTCATCATAAGGCCTCCTGGGCGACACCAGTATTATCAGGATGATGGTGTTGCTCTGAGTGACAATGGTTGCTAGCTCGTGCTCCTTTCTGCCCGGCGGCTCCGCATGATACAGCCGATCCGCTCTGGCCTTATCCATAGCTGAGTCTGGATATGATGGTGCAGAAAATAAACGCTCTTTAAGCTTTTAAACATATTTTAACTTATATATAGTGATACAGATGGTAAATTTTGGTAAATTCCTGTTAAAGAACCTGAGAAATGCACGCCGGGCGCAGCAGTTGATGCTGCGCCCGGCGGTGATCATAGGGGCAATGTGAGGTTAGGCCGGGATGAAACGAATCTTGAGCACAGACTGGTCGAATCTGGCACCTTCGATCTCCATGCTGTGCAGGGCGTAAGGCAGTACGATGTTGCGGCGGTATGGCCCGACGCGCAGGGTCAATTCGTCGCGGGAACGGTAGAGGTCCAGGTCGTTGCGATCGGCAAAGGGCAACGGCACTTGCAACGTGTAGCCTTCACCGGCCGGGTCTTTCTCGATAGTGTGTGTATGCCCGGCGAAGAAGACTTCCGCCGGGTTGCGCTGGGCGTATAATGCATCAGCCAGCCGCCGCAGGTGATCCAGACCGCCCATTTCCGCGTCAAACAGGGGGGCCTTGAGCAGCGGCAGGTCGCCGAACGCCTCGGCTATGAGCGCTAGATTCTCTCGCTGGGCATCCTGCCAGGCGCGGAAGTAAGGATCGGTCACTGTATCCGGGATGATACGATTGCAGATCACGGCATCGGTCGGGTAGCCGTAGAGGTTCAAATAGGTGTAGGTGCGCTGTGTCTCCTTGATGACCATTTTCTCCGCGTTTACAACCAGCCGGATGCTGCTTACCGTCGGGTTGGCCAGTAGCTCACGGACGCGATCCAGCGTATCGAAGAGATCTTTGACCGCCTGAAGGGCCTCGTTATCCGGCAGGTCGCTGCCCATCGCCAACCGGCTGAGCGGGCGCAGCAGGCGGGCCGCCGTCCCCCCTGCCAGGGCGATGATCTTCTCCAGCCACCAGCGCGTGGCATCCGGCAGGCTGAGCAGGCGCAGCGTTTCGGCGGTAGGGGCGGCATCCACAACCAGCACGTCAAATTCCCCCTCTTCGAAGTACTTGTTGATCCACAGCAGGTGCGCGCCTTCTTCCAGCCCCGGCAGCAGGGTGACTTCCTCTGCGACAATGGCTTCCACACCGCGCTGGGTGAACAACGTGACCATGTATTCCTGGAATTTGCCCCAGTACTTTTCCATCGAGTAGCGGGCGTCAACTTCCTGCGCCCACAGGTTAGGCAGGATGGCGACCGGCTCCGGCCCAATTTTGACATCGAGCGAATCAGCCAGGCTGTGGGCCGTGTCAGTGCTGATCACGATGGTTTTGAGGCCCAGCTCAGCACAGCGCAACGCGGTGGCC
This window harbors:
- a CDS encoding ArsA family ATPase, with the translated sequence MRIIVHTGKGGVGKTSISAATALRCAELGLKTIVISTDTAHSLADSLDVKIGPEPVAILPNLWAQEVDARYSMEKYWGKFQEYMVTLFTQRGVEAIVAEEVTLLPGLEEGAHLLWINKYFEEGEFDVLVVDAAPTAETLRLLSLPDATRWWLEKIIALAGGTAARLLRPLSRLAMGSDLPDNEALQAVKDLFDTLDRVRELLANPTVSSIRLVVNAEKMVIKETQRTYTYLNLYGYPTDAVICNRIIPDTVTDPYFRAWQDAQRENLALIAEAFGDLPLLKAPLFDAEMGGLDHLRRLADALYAQRNPAEVFFAGHTHTIEKDPAGEGYTLQVPLPFADRNDLDLYRSRDELTLRVGPYRRNIVLPYALHSMEIEGARFDQSVLKIRFIPA